Proteins encoded by one window of Dietzia sp. B32:
- a CDS encoding serine hydrolase, whose product MTPDPAPSSRTRRRRTAGAAALGLTVALTASACGSPLPKPEPGQSPAAYSGLEVSEDRVEYAIGKVTDIVEEELEASGIPGAAVAVVHGGEVVVAEGFGVRSTETDEAVDERTVFPLASISKSVSATVVAAESAAGEVDWSTPVREHLPWFELSDPGVTARVTVGDLFAHRSGLPEHAGDDLEDLGYERPAILHGLRRLPLDDFRTSYAYTNFGLTAGAEAVAVAAGTPWADLGGQRIFDPLGMSDTSYSYEDLLDRDNRVVGHVRAAADESGESSGDWVPADPARDPDAQAPAGGLSSSVSDMARWMSMVLDDGKGPGGSQVVPSDALRQALTPQAVSSPPQSAADRTGSYGYGFNISTSSSGRVEWSHSGAFALGAGTAMLMMPALDVGIITLTNASPVGVAETINSRFADYAQFGDPTLQWRELYGEAFGPLLAPVGDLVSTRQPSAPAPPRPADELVGVYRNDYYGEIEIRRVAAPADRGSDERDTDGASTPGPSLALAVGPGPLVWPLEHWDGDTFAASPVGENWPPGSRGSVTLDGDTVTVEFLDGNGLGTFTRIGEDETGD is encoded by the coding sequence ATGACCCCGGACCCGGCCCCCTCCAGTCGTACGCGCCGCCGGCGGACCGCCGGAGCTGCGGCGCTCGGGCTCACAGTCGCCCTCACCGCCTCCGCGTGCGGCAGCCCGCTGCCCAAGCCCGAACCCGGCCAGAGCCCCGCGGCGTACTCCGGACTGGAGGTCTCGGAGGACCGGGTCGAGTACGCCATCGGCAAGGTGACCGACATCGTCGAGGAGGAACTCGAGGCCTCTGGCATCCCCGGAGCCGCCGTGGCGGTGGTCCATGGTGGTGAGGTGGTGGTGGCCGAAGGGTTCGGCGTGCGCAGCACCGAGACCGACGAGGCGGTCGACGAGCGCACGGTCTTCCCCCTGGCGTCGATCTCCAAGTCGGTCAGCGCCACCGTGGTGGCCGCGGAGTCCGCCGCGGGCGAGGTCGACTGGTCGACGCCCGTGCGCGAGCACCTGCCGTGGTTCGAGCTGTCCGACCCCGGGGTGACGGCCCGGGTCACGGTGGGCGACCTGTTCGCACACCGGTCGGGACTTCCCGAGCACGCGGGCGATGACCTCGAGGATCTCGGGTACGAACGACCCGCGATCCTGCACGGCCTGCGCCGTCTGCCACTGGACGACTTCCGCACCTCGTACGCGTACACCAACTTCGGGCTGACCGCCGGGGCCGAGGCGGTGGCGGTCGCGGCGGGCACCCCGTGGGCAGACCTGGGCGGTCAGCGCATCTTCGACCCGCTCGGGATGTCGGACACCTCCTACTCCTACGAGGACCTGCTCGACCGCGACAACCGCGTCGTCGGCCACGTCCGCGCCGCCGCCGACGAATCGGGCGAATCGTCCGGCGACTGGGTCCCGGCCGACCCCGCGCGCGATCCGGACGCCCAGGCCCCCGCGGGTGGCCTGAGCTCCTCGGTGTCGGACATGGCGCGGTGGATGTCCATGGTGCTCGACGACGGCAAGGGGCCCGGTGGCTCGCAGGTGGTCCCCTCCGACGCACTCCGACAGGCCCTGACCCCGCAGGCGGTGTCCTCGCCCCCGCAGTCCGCGGCGGACCGCACCGGGAGCTACGGCTACGGGTTCAACATCTCCACCAGTTCCTCCGGCCGGGTCGAGTGGAGCCACTCCGGGGCGTTCGCACTCGGCGCCGGGACGGCGATGCTGATGATGCCGGCCCTGGACGTCGGCATCATCACCCTGACCAACGCCTCGCCCGTCGGGGTGGCGGAGACGATCAACTCCCGCTTCGCCGACTACGCACAGTTCGGCGACCCGACGCTGCAGTGGCGTGAGCTGTACGGCGAGGCGTTCGGTCCCCTGCTCGCCCCGGTGGGTGACCTCGTCTCGACGCGCCAGCCCTCCGCTCCGGCGCCGCCGCGACCGGCCGACGAGCTGGTGGGCGTCTACCGCAACGACTACTACGGCGAGATCGAGATCCGCCGCGTCGCCGCACCCGCCGACCGGGGATCGGACGAGCGGGATACCGACGGCGCCTCGACGCCGGGGCCCTCCCTCGCGCTCGCCGTGGGCCCGGGCCCGCTGGTCTGGCCGCTCGAACACTGGGACGGCGACACCTTCGCCGCGAGTCCGGTGGGCGAGAACTGGCCGCCCGGGTCCCGCGGCAGCGTCACCCTCGACGGCGACACGGTGACCGTGGAGTTCCTCGACGGAAACGGCCTGGGCACCTTCACCCGCATCGGAGAGGACGAGACGGGCGACTGA
- a CDS encoding AI-2E family transporter, which yields MSRIDLSGDNTSEPEPSDRGPTLTAGTTATGTDVSIASGRPSEAPTPEALAPHEEPKGWGIAGVTAVSLAALFVVVWGLSEHASLLMPAFLALNLVIAAQPLQRVLQRAGLPRWGAMIIVLVVLYLLLAALVGMLVWALWVAAEEIPQYQDKFIELYEQTIAFLGTFGVSEDQVTSSLQGVDPNTIVGTVQNVAGQLSSAGGQLTVLVIALTFLVFDIPGITRRRAVIARQRPRLADALGSFTDGVKSYWIVSTVFGLIVAVIDTVALMILGVPLALVWGVLAFVTNYIPNIGFVLGLVPPALFALLTGGPVDAIWVVVIYSVINLVMQSFIQPKFTGDAVGLTPTVTFLSLVFWSAIAGALGAILAVPLTLAVKAFLVDADPRMAWFSTFLTTPDADAKRDRRRAERLQATHEG from the coding sequence ATGTCCCGCATTGACTTGTCCGGCGACAACACCTCGGAACCGGAACCGTCCGATCGAGGCCCCACGTTGACCGCTGGGACGACCGCGACCGGTACAGACGTCTCCATCGCATCCGGTCGACCTTCGGAGGCACCGACGCCGGAGGCTCTCGCCCCCCACGAGGAACCCAAGGGCTGGGGCATCGCCGGTGTCACGGCGGTGTCCCTCGCGGCCCTGTTCGTGGTGGTGTGGGGACTGTCCGAGCACGCGAGTCTGCTGATGCCGGCGTTCCTCGCGCTGAACCTGGTGATCGCCGCCCAGCCCCTGCAGCGGGTGCTGCAGCGGGCCGGGCTGCCACGGTGGGGCGCGATGATCATCGTCCTGGTGGTCCTCTACCTTTTGCTGGCGGCGCTGGTCGGGATGCTGGTGTGGGCGTTGTGGGTGGCGGCCGAGGAGATCCCGCAGTACCAGGACAAGTTCATCGAGCTGTACGAGCAGACGATCGCGTTCCTCGGCACCTTCGGGGTGAGCGAGGACCAGGTCACCTCGAGCCTGCAGGGCGTGGACCCCAACACCATCGTCGGCACCGTTCAGAACGTCGCCGGTCAGTTGTCCTCGGCCGGTGGCCAGCTCACCGTCCTGGTGATCGCGCTGACCTTCCTCGTCTTCGACATCCCCGGCATCACGAGGCGTCGCGCGGTGATCGCCCGGCAGCGGCCGCGGTTGGCCGATGCGCTGGGTTCGTTCACCGACGGCGTGAAGTCGTACTGGATCGTCTCCACGGTCTTCGGCCTCATCGTGGCGGTGATCGACACGGTGGCGCTGATGATCCTCGGGGTGCCGCTGGCGCTGGTGTGGGGCGTGCTCGCCTTTGTCACCAACTACATCCCCAACATCGGTTTCGTGCTGGGCCTGGTGCCGCCCGCGCTGTTCGCCCTGCTCACCGGCGGGCCGGTCGACGCGATCTGGGTGGTGGTGATCTACAGCGTCATCAACCTGGTCATGCAGAGCTTCATCCAGCCCAAGTTCACAGGCGACGCGGTGGGGCTGACCCCCACGGTGACGTTCCTGTCACTGGTGTTCTGGTCGGCGATCGCCGGAGCGCTGGGCGCCATCCTCGCCGTCCCGCTGACGTTGGCGGTCAAGGCGTTCCTCGTGGACGCTGATCCCCGGATGGCCTGGTTCTCCACGTTCCTCACCACGCCCGACGCGGACGCGAAGCGCGACAGGCGACGAGCGGAGCGGCTGCAGGCGACCCACGAGGGGTAG
- a CDS encoding sugar transferase produces the protein MIVVGVALIVAHFLRFGIAPREIAVMHQRVPYVLVAVALAAVWVGCLRLTNSYDPRVFGAGADEYSRVVRASFWLFGGLAIFEVVFQPDVARGFEAIALPLGSAGLLATRWYWRHRLSARRSRGEALERLLIVGSVESSSALAERLSATPAFGYAVVGLCARPERALGQAESDPTNKLGVPIVGDWDSVGEAVTLSGATTVAVTAANMLGPSIMQSLCWELDELDVRLFVAPGLVDVSGPRVLMRPLAGLPLLHISRPQYKSAVRLWKGISDKLGAAALLLALSPVLLTVAVAIKFDSRGPVFYRAARVGYQNEPFRMWKFRSMVIDADARRAALTGTDDGNGVLFKMKDDPRVTRVGKWIRRYSLDEIPQLFNVLAGDMSIVGPRPPLTEEVEKYDGRISRRMLVKPGMTGLWQVSGRSDLTWEESVRLDLYYVENWSLMQDLVILWRTARAVLSSDGAY, from the coding sequence GTGATCGTCGTGGGCGTGGCGCTGATCGTCGCGCACTTCCTGCGGTTCGGTATCGCGCCCCGGGAGATCGCGGTGATGCATCAGAGGGTGCCCTACGTGCTGGTCGCAGTCGCTCTCGCCGCGGTCTGGGTGGGATGTCTCCGTCTGACCAACAGCTATGACCCACGAGTGTTCGGCGCGGGGGCGGACGAATACAGTCGGGTCGTCAGGGCGTCGTTCTGGCTCTTCGGCGGGCTGGCCATCTTCGAGGTGGTATTCCAGCCGGACGTCGCCCGAGGGTTCGAGGCGATCGCACTACCTCTCGGCAGTGCTGGCCTGCTGGCAACCCGGTGGTACTGGCGCCATCGCCTCTCGGCTCGACGCTCGAGGGGCGAAGCTCTCGAACGCCTCCTCATAGTGGGATCGGTCGAGTCATCCTCGGCGCTGGCTGAACGTCTGTCGGCGACCCCTGCATTCGGCTACGCGGTGGTGGGTCTCTGCGCGCGCCCGGAGCGAGCTCTCGGCCAGGCTGAGAGTGACCCAACCAACAAGCTGGGCGTACCGATCGTCGGGGACTGGGATTCTGTCGGCGAAGCCGTGACGCTGTCCGGCGCGACCACCGTGGCGGTCACGGCCGCGAACATGTTGGGTCCCAGCATTATGCAGTCCCTGTGCTGGGAGCTCGACGAGTTGGATGTCCGTCTCTTCGTCGCTCCGGGCCTGGTCGATGTCTCCGGTCCACGCGTACTCATGCGACCGCTGGCGGGTCTGCCGTTGCTGCACATCAGCCGGCCTCAGTACAAGAGCGCAGTTCGGCTCTGGAAAGGCATTTCGGACAAGCTGGGAGCAGCAGCGCTCCTTCTCGCTCTGTCGCCGGTACTTCTGACGGTCGCCGTCGCCATCAAGTTCGACTCCCGTGGCCCGGTCTTCTATCGCGCGGCTCGGGTGGGATATCAGAATGAGCCGTTCCGCATGTGGAAATTCCGGTCGATGGTGATCGACGCCGATGCCCGACGTGCAGCTCTGACCGGTACGGACGACGGTAACGGCGTCCTGTTCAAGATGAAGGACGATCCCCGTGTAACCCGCGTCGGGAAGTGGATCCGGCGGTACAGCCTTGACGAGATTCCGCAGTTGTTCAACGTCCTGGCAGGCGACATGAGCATCGTCGGCCCGCGGCCACCGCTGACGGAAGAGGTCGAGAAGTACGACGGACGCATCTCCCGGCGAATGCTGGTCAAGCCCGGGATGACAGGTCTGTGGCAGGTATCGGGACGATCAGACCTCACATGGGAGGAGTCCGTCCGCCTGGATCTCTACTACGTGGAGAACTGGTCACTGATGCAGGACCTCGTGATCCTGTGGCGGACGGCTCGGGCGGTTCTTTCCAGCGACGGAGCCTACTGA
- a CDS encoding Gfo/Idh/MocA family protein, which produces MNPITTTQVNVKRDEMPAERLRIAVIGAGYWGPNLARNFAQSPDWDLAAVCDLDVERARAVADRVGAPFASSLDEVLDDPTIHAIAIATPARAHGEIATAALGKGKHVVVEKPLADSRGIGVEMCDAAERNGLVLMADHTYCYTPAVLKIRELIELGEIGEILYIDSVRINLGLIQPDVDVLWDLAPHDLSILDFILPDGLDMSEVCAVGSDPLNTGKACVGYLTLPLGSGGIAHVHVNWLSPTKIRRMVIAGSLRTIVWDDLNPQQRISIYDRGIDLDTQSRTEANVTPATVSYRLGSMWAPALAEQEALANMATEFASAIRGRRAARTSGGSGLRVLSVLEAAAQSLARGGMPVAVEHEVPELETVL; this is translated from the coding sequence GTGAATCCGATCACCACCACTCAAGTCAACGTGAAGAGGGACGAGATGCCTGCTGAAAGACTTCGGATCGCTGTAATCGGCGCCGGGTACTGGGGACCGAACTTGGCCCGGAACTTCGCCCAGAGCCCCGACTGGGATCTTGCTGCCGTATGCGACCTCGATGTGGAGCGAGCGCGAGCAGTGGCTGACCGGGTCGGGGCCCCTTTCGCATCGTCGCTGGACGAGGTACTGGATGATCCCACGATCCACGCCATCGCGATCGCGACGCCCGCCCGAGCTCACGGGGAGATCGCCACCGCCGCCCTCGGGAAGGGCAAACACGTCGTGGTCGAGAAGCCGCTGGCCGACTCACGCGGTATCGGCGTGGAGATGTGTGACGCCGCCGAACGCAACGGGTTGGTGCTGATGGCTGATCACACCTACTGCTACACGCCGGCCGTACTGAAGATTCGCGAACTCATCGAGTTGGGTGAAATCGGCGAAATCCTTTATATCGATAGCGTCCGGATCAATCTTGGCCTGATCCAGCCGGACGTGGATGTCCTGTGGGATCTTGCGCCACACGATCTGTCGATCCTCGACTTCATCCTGCCCGACGGGCTCGATATGTCCGAGGTCTGCGCAGTGGGTTCAGACCCCCTGAATACCGGCAAGGCCTGCGTGGGCTACCTGACGTTGCCTCTAGGAAGCGGCGGGATCGCTCACGTCCACGTGAACTGGCTGAGCCCCACCAAGATCCGGAGGATGGTGATCGCTGGCTCCCTGCGAACCATCGTCTGGGATGATCTCAATCCCCAACAGCGCATCAGCATCTACGACCGTGGCATCGACCTCGACACGCAATCGCGCACCGAGGCGAACGTGACGCCGGCGACCGTCTCGTACCGGCTCGGCAGCATGTGGGCGCCCGCGCTGGCCGAGCAAGAAGCTCTAGCCAACATGGCCACGGAGTTCGCGTCCGCTATCCGGGGTAGGCGCGCTGCTCGCACGAGCGGCGGGTCAGGTCTCCGGGTCCTCTCCGTTCTGGAAGCAGCCGCTCAAAGCCTTGCCAGGGGTGGGATGCCGGTGGCCGTCGAGCACGAAGTTCCCGAGTTGGAGACGGTCCTATGA
- a CDS encoding SDR family NAD(P)-dependent oxidoreductase, producing the protein MTKLQGAEVLVTGGAGTIGSTLVDQLLEAGVTRVDVLDNLVRGRLANLEAALESGRVHFTEGDIRDAELVDEVTAGKDVVFHQAAIRITQCAEEPRLALEVMVDGTFNVVEAAARHHVGKVVAASSASVYGMAEIFPTDERHHHGNNDTLYGAAKTFNEGLLKSFRAMSGLDYVALRYFNVYGPRMDVHGVYTEVLVRWMERIADGEPPLIFGDGHQTMDFVCVPDIARANILAATSGIAAGTYNVASGTETSLRELASMLLRVMESDLDIEFGPERAVNGVARRLADTAAARRDLGFEAAIGLEDGLRRLVEWWTPLRDEVAAGRKTGAL; encoded by the coding sequence ATGACAAAGCTCCAAGGTGCGGAAGTCCTGGTCACGGGTGGCGCGGGGACTATCGGATCAACACTCGTCGATCAGCTTCTCGAAGCCGGGGTCACCCGGGTCGATGTTCTCGACAATCTGGTGCGTGGGCGGCTCGCCAATCTCGAGGCCGCCCTCGAGAGCGGGCGGGTCCACTTCACCGAGGGTGATATCCGCGACGCCGAACTCGTGGACGAGGTGACTGCGGGGAAGGACGTCGTATTCCACCAAGCGGCTATCCGCATCACGCAATGTGCGGAAGAGCCACGCCTGGCCCTGGAGGTCATGGTCGACGGAACGTTCAATGTGGTCGAGGCCGCAGCCAGGCACCACGTCGGCAAAGTAGTGGCCGCATCCAGCGCGTCCGTCTATGGAATGGCGGAAATCTTCCCGACCGATGAGCGACATCATCATGGGAACAACGACACCCTGTACGGTGCGGCGAAGACATTCAACGAGGGTCTGCTCAAGAGCTTTCGAGCGATGAGCGGATTGGACTATGTGGCGCTCCGGTACTTCAACGTCTACGGACCTCGCATGGACGTGCACGGCGTCTACACAGAGGTGCTGGTGCGGTGGATGGAACGGATCGCAGACGGCGAACCGCCGCTGATCTTTGGCGACGGCCACCAGACCATGGACTTCGTCTGCGTCCCGGATATCGCACGAGCCAATATTCTCGCTGCTACGAGTGGAATAGCGGCCGGAACCTACAATGTCGCGAGCGGAACCGAGACGAGTCTCCGCGAACTCGCGAGCATGCTCCTCAGGGTCATGGAATCCGATCTGGACATCGAGTTCGGTCCGGAGCGCGCCGTGAACGGGGTCGCACGACGGCTGGCCGACACCGCCGCCGCCCGGCGTGACCTGGGGTTCGAGGCCGCGATCGGGTTGGAGGACGGCCTACGCCGGCTTGTGGAGTGGTGGACTCCGTTGCGAGACGAAGTCGCCGCGGGCCGGAAGACAGGTGCGCTGTGA
- a CDS encoding DegT/DnrJ/EryC1/StrS aminotransferase family protein — MRERINVMKPWLGREEIDAVAEAIDSGWIAQGPRVIAFENEFASAMQADFAVATSSCTTALHLALVVAGIGPGDDVVVPSLSFIATTNAVRYVGAEPVFADVEPEGGNVTAATVTKALTPRTRAVIVVDQGGVPVDLDAIRAVTDPLDIVVVEDAACGAGSTYKGSPVGARAALTTWSFHPRKLLTTGEGGMLTTNNREWAERARRLREHSMSVSAAERHNSTLPAAESYPEVGFNFRMTDVQAAIGRVQLGRLPAIVARRREVAARYSAAISDIRGLRAVSDPEHGTTNFQSFWVEVSDPYPTDREGLLGALAAEDISARRGIMAAHREEPYRDLIPDGGLPATERLHDRTLILPVYHQMTDTEQDRVIDVLHSPAAT; from the coding sequence GTGAGAGAGCGCATCAACGTCATGAAGCCCTGGCTCGGCCGGGAGGAAATCGACGCGGTCGCAGAGGCGATCGATAGCGGCTGGATTGCGCAAGGCCCGCGCGTCATCGCCTTCGAGAACGAGTTCGCGAGCGCGATGCAGGCGGATTTCGCGGTCGCCACCTCAAGTTGCACCACCGCCCTGCATCTGGCGTTGGTGGTTGCAGGGATAGGTCCTGGCGACGACGTCGTGGTTCCGTCGCTCTCATTCATCGCCACAACTAACGCAGTCCGCTATGTCGGCGCGGAACCGGTCTTCGCTGACGTCGAACCGGAAGGCGGCAACGTCACCGCCGCAACCGTCACGAAGGCGCTGACGCCGCGGACTCGCGCGGTGATCGTGGTCGACCAGGGCGGAGTTCCCGTCGATCTCGATGCCATTCGAGCGGTTACTGATCCTCTGGACATCGTGGTGGTGGAGGATGCCGCGTGCGGTGCTGGCTCCACCTACAAGGGCTCGCCTGTGGGTGCCCGCGCGGCTCTGACGACATGGTCGTTCCACCCTCGCAAGTTATTGACCACCGGCGAAGGCGGAATGCTCACCACCAACAACCGGGAGTGGGCGGAACGAGCGCGCCGGTTGCGCGAGCATTCCATGTCGGTGTCGGCAGCCGAGCGTCACAACTCGACATTGCCGGCAGCCGAGTCGTACCCCGAGGTCGGGTTCAACTTTCGTATGACAGACGTGCAGGCGGCCATCGGGCGAGTTCAGCTCGGGAGGTTGCCCGCTATCGTGGCCCGGCGTCGGGAAGTCGCCGCCCGCTACTCCGCGGCGATCTCCGACATCCGCGGGCTGCGCGCCGTCTCCGATCCGGAACACGGGACGACAAACTTCCAGTCTTTCTGGGTGGAGGTCTCCGACCCCTACCCCACCGATCGCGAGGGGCTGCTCGGCGCGTTGGCGGCGGAGGACATCTCGGCGCGCCGCGGAATCATGGCGGCCCATCGCGAAGAGCCGTATCGCGATCTCATCCCGGATGGCGGCCTGCCAGCGACAGAACGACTTCACGACAGAACGCTGATTCTGCCGGTGTATCACCAGATGACCGACACCGAACAGGATCGTGTCATAGACGTCCTCCACTCTCCGGCAGCGACATGA
- a CDS encoding NeuD/PglB/VioB family sugar acetyltransferase — MTGGLLLVGASGLAREVLAAGLGVVGVLDDDPGLAGRSLSGTPVLGAVAAAVDRPEQLLITIGPSMARQRVVNGLERMGVGPDRYATFIAGSAVVGSTSTVGVGSILLDGVVVTADVEIGSHVVIMPNCTITHDDRLADFATLAAGASLGGGVHIGEAAYVGMNACVYPRCSIGQHSTVGMGAVVIGDLPRDQTWAGVPARRLKGGR, encoded by the coding sequence ATGACAGGGGGACTGCTACTGGTCGGTGCCAGCGGCCTCGCACGTGAAGTGCTCGCCGCAGGCCTCGGGGTCGTCGGGGTCCTCGATGACGATCCGGGCCTGGCTGGGAGGAGTCTCTCGGGCACTCCCGTCCTGGGGGCGGTGGCGGCCGCGGTCGATCGACCCGAACAGCTGCTGATCACGATAGGTCCGAGTATGGCCAGGCAACGTGTCGTCAACGGGCTTGAACGCATGGGCGTCGGCCCGGACCGGTATGCCACGTTCATCGCCGGGTCGGCAGTGGTGGGATCAACCAGCACGGTCGGCGTCGGTTCGATCCTGCTCGATGGCGTCGTCGTCACTGCAGACGTCGAGATCGGCAGCCATGTGGTGATCATGCCGAACTGCACGATCACGCACGACGATCGTCTGGCTGATTTCGCAACCCTAGCCGCCGGCGCCTCACTCGGTGGTGGCGTTCACATCGGGGAAGCCGCGTACGTCGGGATGAACGCGTGCGTGTATCCCCGATGCTCAATCGGGCAACACTCAACTGTCGGTATGGGGGCAGTGGTGATCGGAGATCTGCCGAGGGACCAGACCTGGGCCGGGGTACCCGCACGTCGCTTGAAAGGCGGAAGGTGA
- a CDS encoding DegT/DnrJ/EryC1/StrS aminotransferase family protein, giving the protein MGDVPFLDLTAQSAEIADEVLPVWQQQLATGAFIGGEEVTAFELEFAAYIGVPHVVGVSNGTDALELAFRASGVVRGDEVIMPANTFIATAEAVSRIGAVPVFVDVDKDHLLIDPKHVEAAITERTRAVAPVHLFGQTAPVEALVPIAYKYGLTIVEDAAQAQGASGPAGRAGAIASISATSFYPGKNLGAAGDAGAVMTKDPEAAALVRNLGAHGSSRKYLHDHVGMNARLDAVQATVLRAKLRRLERWNEARRAAAERYQMLLADTAGVWLPRTRTGNIDVWHLYVVQVEGREQVMAGLATAGISTAIHYPTIVPLTEAYASLGYRPGQFPVAERAATRILSLPMFPHLTVEQQERTAEALASAVWSYWAGDD; this is encoded by the coding sequence ATGGGGGACGTTCCTTTTCTGGACCTGACGGCGCAATCGGCTGAGATCGCCGATGAGGTACTGCCGGTGTGGCAGCAGCAGCTCGCCACCGGAGCCTTCATCGGCGGCGAGGAAGTCACAGCGTTCGAATTGGAGTTCGCGGCTTACATAGGGGTCCCGCATGTCGTCGGAGTCTCGAACGGCACCGACGCCCTTGAACTCGCGTTCCGCGCGTCCGGGGTTGTCCGGGGCGACGAGGTCATCATGCCGGCCAACACCTTCATCGCGACGGCGGAGGCGGTGTCTCGGATCGGTGCGGTGCCGGTATTCGTTGATGTGGATAAAGACCATCTCCTCATCGATCCGAAGCACGTCGAAGCTGCGATCACCGAGCGAACCCGCGCGGTCGCTCCGGTCCATTTGTTCGGGCAGACCGCGCCCGTAGAAGCTCTCGTGCCTATCGCTTACAAGTACGGATTGACGATCGTCGAAGATGCAGCTCAGGCTCAGGGCGCATCAGGCCCGGCCGGTCGAGCCGGCGCCATTGCTTCGATCTCTGCTACCAGCTTCTATCCCGGGAAGAATCTCGGTGCGGCAGGCGATGCGGGCGCAGTGATGACCAAGGATCCGGAGGCCGCCGCCCTCGTCCGCAACCTGGGCGCCCATGGCAGTTCAAGGAAGTATTTGCACGACCATGTCGGGATGAACGCGCGACTGGACGCCGTTCAGGCGACTGTGTTGCGAGCCAAACTCCGCCGCCTGGAGAGATGGAACGAGGCGCGCCGCGCCGCCGCCGAGCGTTACCAGATGCTTCTCGCGGATACCGCCGGGGTCTGGCTCCCGCGGACGCGGACGGGCAATATCGACGTCTGGCACCTGTACGTGGTGCAGGTCGAGGGGCGCGAACAAGTCATGGCCGGTCTCGCCACCGCCGGTATCTCCACCGCGATCCACTACCCGACTATCGTGCCCCTCACCGAGGCGTACGCGTCGCTGGGATACCGACCAGGCCAATTCCCGGTAGCAGAGCGCGCGGCCACGCGAATTCTGTCGCTACCGATGTTCCCGCATCTGACAGTCGAACAGCAGGAGCGCACTGCCGAGGCCTTGGCCTCAGCAGTGTGGAGCTATTGGGCCGGAGATGACTAA
- a CDS encoding oligosaccharide flippase family protein — MTNTGEPGARRALMWSFTNTAVGKFGTLFISIVIARLLGPEEFGTYAVALVALAAVLSFNELGVSLAIVRWEGDPYRIAPTVTTISVVASVAVFGAGWFATPTFAAAMGDSDATDVVRLMLVCVPLNGVAATPAALLQREYQQGRRTAADQVNIWLGAVISVTLAAAGWGAMSLAVGRVVAAVVFTGMLIRLSPARLNCGWNREVVRPLLNFGLPLAGSSLVVFAVGYADQLVVGNRLGAQALGFYLLAFNLASWPVNIFSQPIRAVAPAAFARIQNDAARMDQSFRAAFRLVLVIALPACAFLAGAAVPIVTVVYGEVWAPAALALQWLALQAAVRIVFELSYDFLAVKRRSVTLMIVQVCWLAALIPALIIGARYGIAGVGIAQFAVALLVLIGGYTWALSRTGIGLVALIRTALVPCTGGTLVWAVGYAATQGLEHPFAAVLVAGGVTLAVTAALARLSRDSLHLLRKIDVLEEVAS; from the coding sequence ATGACTAACACCGGTGAGCCCGGAGCACGCCGGGCGCTGATGTGGAGTTTCACCAATACAGCCGTCGGGAAGTTCGGGACGCTCTTCATCTCTATAGTCATCGCCCGACTCCTCGGGCCGGAGGAGTTCGGCACCTACGCGGTGGCCCTTGTTGCGCTCGCCGCGGTGCTGAGCTTCAACGAGTTGGGTGTCAGTCTCGCGATCGTGCGTTGGGAGGGAGATCCGTACCGGATCGCTCCCACAGTCACGACGATATCTGTGGTCGCCAGCGTCGCAGTGTTTGGAGCCGGCTGGTTCGCGACCCCGACGTTCGCCGCAGCAATGGGCGACTCGGATGCGACAGATGTGGTGCGCTTGATGCTCGTGTGCGTGCCCCTGAACGGCGTGGCCGCCACACCGGCGGCCCTTCTCCAGCGCGAATACCAACAGGGGCGACGCACAGCCGCCGATCAAGTCAACATCTGGCTCGGGGCGGTGATCTCCGTGACGTTGGCCGCCGCGGGCTGGGGGGCAATGAGCCTCGCAGTCGGCCGGGTGGTGGCGGCAGTCGTGTTCACCGGCATGCTCATTCGGCTGTCGCCAGCTCGACTGAATTGTGGTTGGAACCGGGAGGTGGTGCGACCGCTGTTGAATTTCGGTCTTCCGCTGGCCGGGTCCAGCCTGGTCGTCTTCGCGGTCGGGTATGCAGATCAACTCGTGGTGGGCAACCGACTCGGCGCTCAAGCGCTGGGCTTCTATCTGCTCGCGTTCAATCTCGCCAGTTGGCCCGTGAACATTTTCTCCCAGCCGATCAGGGCCGTAGCGCCGGCCGCCTTCGCCCGCATCCAGAACGATGCTGCGCGAATGGACCAGAGTTTCAGGGCGGCGTTCCGCCTCGTACTTGTCATCGCTCTGCCCGCCTGTGCGTTCTTGGCCGGCGCAGCGGTGCCCATCGTCACTGTCGTGTACGGGGAGGTCTGGGCTCCGGCGGCGCTGGCGTTGCAGTGGCTCGCGTTACAGGCCGCAGTCCGCATCGTTTTTGAATTGTCCTACGACTTTCTCGCGGTCAAGCGCCGATCTGTCACCTTGATGATCGTTCAGGTGTGTTGGCTCGCCGCGTTGATACCCGCACTCATCATTGGCGCTCGGTATGGCATCGCCGGCGTCGGCATAGCGCAATTTGCGGTCGCGCTTCTGGTCCTGATCGGCGGATACACGTGGGCGCTGAGCCGTACAGGTATCGGATTGGTTGCTCTGATACGCACCGCCCTCGTCCCGTGCACAGGTGGAACGCTCGTGTGGGCGGTGGGATACGCGGCTACACAGGGTCTGGAACATCCGTTCGCCGCGGTGTTGGTCGCAGGCGGAGTGACCCTGGCGGTCACCGCTGCGCTGGCACGGCTGTCGCGCGACAGTCTTCACCTGCTCCGGAAGATCGATGTCCTCGAGGAGGTCGCATCATGA